The genomic stretch CCCATATGCTATGCCTATAACTCACACAGTTTTAAACCTTCACTGCCGCAAAGCGGCTTTGTTCAACATAGAAACATCACCACTAATTTTGTGGAAGCTTGCTTTTGCTGAATGAGGTAAAGCACAACAAAAGCGGAAACCGCAGCTATTCCTGGAAGTAACGTGTATTTGGTTATTCCACAGAGGCCAAGGATCAATCCAACAAGGATCAAATCCCGTTTAGATAGTGTCCTATAAAAGCACATCCAACGCCATGTTAAAACTACGGACAACAATAGAACCAGGCTGTCGTTAGTGACACCAGCTGCCGTCTGGCTAACCATGGGTATGGAGGCCACCATTGCCACAATCGATAAAGCGAGCAGATCGTTGTCAGAGTAAAGTTTGATCATTCGATAAAGAATGAAAAGAGCCAGAACCATCATGAATCCGTTACATACACGTCCCGCAAATAAGGGATATTCCACACTATCACCAAGGAAATCACCCACCCAATAAGACGGAATCATAATCAGATAATACAAAGGGGGATGTTGTGCGATCCAGTTATGCCCTGGCGGTAATTCTGTATTCCCTGCGATAGCATTCCACATGCCTTCGTCCACCTTTGTCTCCATCAGTACCGGGATGCCATTTCCGGTTGCCAGGTGCTTAATAAATGCCAAGTGGCCTACCTCATCAGCCACGTCCCAGGGAGGGATCACAAACACAGCAATAAAGACAAACTTCAACAGGCAACATGCCAATAAGAGCCAGAGACCCATGTGAACATTATTTGAATCCTTCACTACATCTAAATGGCTATCCTAAGCGTTTAGTCATCGCCTAAAATAGTTAAACTTTTGACTCGGTAGATACTTTGGGAAGGTAGTTTTTTGGACATTACTTAATAGCTGTAAGGTATAAGGCGGAGCCGAGAAGGCCCATAAAAACGTAATCAATTAAATGCTCAAAATTGTGAGAGAAAAATAGTTCCAGATAGCCTGCTTCCTTTTGGGCGAGCTCCAGAATTTCAACATTCCGCAAGGCCAATACAATATAAAGGGGGATAATCAAAGTTATCAAAAGAGAAAGTAGGAGTATGGGGATAAAACTTTTTTGGGACGGTTTGGATTCGGTCGAATTTCCAGCCGAACTTTTACTTTCCAGATAAAAACAAAGTCCCAGGATCAACGGCACACTCAAAGTGCCATGTGTTCCAATTTCGCGCAGCTGGTGAGCGAGATAAAGTGGATCCATGGCCCAAACAATTCTGAAACCTAACACGGCTGAAAGACAAAAGAACAATACCAACCATGCGAACAAGTATCTTGAGCCCGCACTGGGGCAATCACCTCTAACCTCCTCCCTGACGATCCTGAAGAATGAGCAGATTACCAGGCATTCAAAGGGGATGAAAAGCGAATGCAACAAATGGTTGTACCAATGACTTCCGTACACGAGCGTATCGCCACGAGTTTTGTATTGGGCCAGTTCGTACCAAACAGACAAAGGTCCGTTTTCTATTGTGCATAGAAAAATTGCAAGAATTGGCACAGTTGCTGTTACAATCCAGAGTATCCTAATTTTTCCAACGCCAGGTTTCCGAAAAACCGGCTCTCGATTCTTTGTACCAAGGAATAAAAAGCCACCCACACTGCCCAGGCACATTAAAATCGCTATGGGAACTTCCCGTAGAAAATGGGACAAATTTAACATGGATCCCAAAAACGTTTGTTCTCCGTCCTCATGCGTCACCTCACCAAACAGGAAAGCGGTCTTATAAACCCAAGCTATTCCTGCATAGGAAAAAATCAATTGTAATATAAAAACGGCAATAAGGAAACGCGCCGGACTCTTAAACAATGCTTTCATATCTGCTTTTGTAATCACGAATAGTCATTTTTGCATCACGCATTAAATCATGCGTGTGCGTATACTCAAAACGACCATTTCGTCCCAGGATAACCAGATTCTTGAAACTTCCCAGGTAATTGATTATCTCCCTGTTATAGATTGTCGATTCCTGACTTAAAACCGGGTAAGCATTGAACATACGTCGTACTTTATAATCAGATACATCGTTTTCTTCAAATAATCCGGATTCGGTTAGTTTGCGAATAACCGTTGTAGCCAAAG from Verrucomicrobiota bacterium encodes the following:
- a CDS encoding DUF2142 domain-containing protein, translating into MGLWLLLACCLLKFVFIAVFVIPPWDVADEVGHLAFIKHLATGNGIPVLMETKVDEGMWNAIAGNTELPPGHNWIAQHPPLYYLIMIPSYWVGDFLGDSVEYPLFAGRVCNGFMMVLALFILYRMIKLYSDNDLLALSIVAMVASIPMVSQTAAGVTNDSLVLLLSVVLTWRWMCFYRTLSKRDLILVGLILGLCGITKYTLLPGIAAVSAFVVLYLIQQKQASTKLVVMFLC